In Gossypium raimondii isolate GPD5lz chromosome 12, ASM2569854v1, whole genome shotgun sequence, a single window of DNA contains:
- the LOC105764144 gene encoding lysine-specific demethylase JMJ29 produces the protein MGSEENCGFAEEKVEGREEGRGGNRDVGGENGGELVGKEEGIEGKDIKSGDSEGEDEDVALNKLKERGRKKKAAGSSKRSKIDIEEEGNVEGKTSDFAAEKGEVDSGAAGIGEGYSGDVLKKRLRAVSRRVNYAEILEYENDFVDNKRRRKGKKKRKVVQPGGQEDGCIDYGGNGAPAKKRGRRGRARKQGSESEGNEGKDVKEEGKEEQEGNLDVADGKKRGRRGPNKGQKKMQEEVAGNGKSSEKPEEDGSLGTIAKGKYSLRDSGVPKNEEPLRDADRKKWIAEESLMCHQCQRNDKGRVVRCKSCKRKRFCVPCLKWYPNMSEEAIADACPVCRGNCNCKSCLRMLGPLEELEEQGQSIPHSRYLLQTLLPYIKQISQEQMKEVAIEANIQGVLPEQIQLTQAVCRKDERVYCNNCRTSIVDFHRSCPNCNYDLCLTCCCEIRDGHLQGGRREIFKEYVDKGSRYLHGEPEDPSSSKVGNPQEYSPKESNSQEQSAVTSGWKANENGSIPCPPEDLDGCGNGLLELRCMFRGHALVQLTQKAEEIAKDLNLGHGPQFSNQQCPCYNSMGEVNIGTNNLRKAASREDTTDNYLYCPKAKDIQSGDLEHFQRHWANGEPVIVSNVLENATGLSWEPMVMWRAFRQIKNTKHELQLEVKALDCLDWSEVVVNIHQFFRGYTDGRFDSKSWPQILKLKDWPPSNEFEKLLPRHYAEFLCCLPFKEYTNPRSGLLNIATKLPKKSLTPDMGPKSYIAYGVFQELGRGDSVTRLHCDMSDAVNVLTHTVEVKLSHEQLTSINKAKKRHSIQDQQELYGMNSKVDRNKSSDRGGFQGGGVVEQGQDGYSSLNDNILVREFEMEESGKAKMVQEECWDNGRSSKTSGNKIEELEAVEGGAVWDIFRRQDVPKLQDYLKKHFGEFRYVHCRPVSQVFHPIHDQSFFLTMDHKAKLKKEYGIEPWTFVQKLGEAVFIPAGCPHQVRNIKSCIKVALDFVSPENVGECVRLTEEFRVLPRDHRTNEDKLEVKKMIVHAVRESVNNLDKNAKIKLKTRAG, from the exons ATGGGAAGTGAGGAAAATTGCGGTTTTGCGGAGGAGAAAGTTGAAGGGAGAGAGGAGGGACGAGGGGGAAATAGAGATGTGGGTGGAGAGAACGGAGGGGAATTAGTGGGAAAAGAGGAGGGAATTGAAGGGAAAGATATAAAAAGTGGGGATTCGGAAGGGGAGGATGAAGACGTTGCTTTAAATAAGCTTAAAGAAAGAGGTAGAAAGAAGAAAGCGGCAGGTTCTTCTAAGAGGAGCAAAATAGATATTGAGGAAGAGGGTAATGTCGAGGGGAAAACTTCGGATTTTGCGGCTGAGAAGGGGGAAGTTGATTCGGGTGCTGCTGGTATTGGGGAAGGATATAGCGGGGATGTTTTGAAGAAGAGACTGAGAGCTGTTTCGAGGAGGGTTAATTATGCTGAGATTCTAGAATATGAGAATGACTTTGTAGATAACAAGCGTAGACGCAAGgggaagaaaaagaggaaagttGTTCAACCTGGAGGTCAAGAAGATGGTTGTATTGATTATGGCGGTAATGGGGCACCTGCAAAGAAGCGAGGAAGAAGAGGCAGGGCAAGGAAACAAGGTTCTGAAAGTGAAGGCAATGAAGGAAAAGATGTAAAAGAGGAAGGTAAAGAAGAGCAAGAAGGCAATTTAGACGTAGCAGATGGAAAGAAAAGAGGGCGAAGAGGGCCAAATAAGGGCCAAAAGAAGATGCAAGAGGAAGTTGCAGGGAATGGGAAAAGTTCGGAAAAACCAGAGGAGGATGGGTCTTTGGGAACTATCGCTAAGGGAAAATATTCACTTAGGGACTCAGGAGTTCCCAAGAATGAAGAGCCTCTGCGGGATGCAGATAGAAAGaag TGGATTGCAGAAGAATCATTAATGTGCCATCAGTGCCAGAGGAACGACAAAGGCAGGGTTGTGAGATGCAAGAGTTGCAAGAGGAAACGATTTTGCGTTCCCTGCTTAAAATG GTATCCCAATATGTCAGAGGAAGCAATTGCTGATGCCTGCCCAGTTTGTCGGGGGAATTGCAATTGCAAGTCATGCTTGCGCATGCTTGGCCCTCTTGAA GAATTGGAAGAGCAGGGCCAAAGTATTCCGCACTCTAGATACTTGCTTCAGACACTTCTTCCATACATTAAACAAATTAGTCAAGAACAAATGAAAGAAGTGGCCATTGAGGCAAACATTCAAG GGGTTCTCCCAGAGCAAATACAACTTACACAGGCAGTTTGTCGTAAAGATGAGCGTGTATATTG TAATAACTGCAGAACTTCAATTGTCGACTTTCATAGAAGCTGTCCTAATTGTAACTATGATCTGTGCCTTACGTGTTGCTGTGAAATACGCGATGGACATTTGCAGGGTGGACGAAGggaaatatttaaagaatatgTTGATAAGGGTTCTCGTTACTTGCATGGAGAACCTGAGGACCCTTCGTCTTCAAAAGTGGGGAATCCCCAAGAGTATTCCCCCAAGGAAAGCAACTCTCAAGAGCAGAGTGCTGTAACCTCTGGGTGGAaggcaaatgaaaatggtagcATTCCTTGTCCACCAGAGGATTTGGATGGGTGTGGTAATGGCCTTTTAGAGCTAAGGTGTATGTTTAGAGGACATGCTCTTGTTCAGTTAACACAAAAGGCTGAGGAAATTGCCAAAGATCTCAATCTTGGGCATGGTCCTCAATTTTCTAACCAACAATGCCCTTGTTACAATTCAATGGGAGAAGTTAACATTGGCACTAATAATTTAAGGAAAGCAGCTTCTCGTGAAGATACCACTGATAACTATTTATATTGTCCAAAAGCTAAAGATATTCAGAGTGGAGATTTGGAACATTTCCAAAGGCACTGGGCTAATGGTGAACCTGTTATCGTCAGCAATGTACTTGAGAATGCAACTGGGTTGAGCTGGGAGCCAATGGTTATGTGGCGTGCTTTTCGTCAGATTAAGAATACTAAACATGAACTACAGTTGGAAGTTAAGGCACTTGATTGCTTAGATTGGTCTGAG GTAGTGGTCAATATTCACCAATTCTTTAGAGGGTATACAGATGGTCGTTTTGATTCAAAATCATGGCCTCAGATACTGAAGCTAAAAGATTGGCCTCCATCTAATGAATTTGAGAAGCTCCTTCCACGTCATTATGCTGAGTTTCTTTGTTGTTTGCCTTTCAAAGAATATACTAACCCTAGAAGTGGGCTTCTTAATATTGCTACCAAATTGCCGAAAAAATCTCTAACCCCAGATATGGGGCCAAAGTCATATATTGCTTATGGAGTTTTTCAAGAGCTGGGGCGTGGAGACTCTGTAACCAGGCTTCATTGTGATATGTCTGATGCG GTGAACGTTTTAACACACACTGTTGAGGTGAAGCTTAGTCATGAACAACTGACTAGCATCAACAAGGCAAAAAAAAGGCACTCTATCCAAGACCAGCAGGAACTTTATGGAATGAATTCAAAAGTTGACAGGAATAAGTCTAGTGATAGAGGTGGTTTTCAAGGTGGGGGGGTTGTTGAGCAAGGTCAAGATGGTTATTCTAGTCTGAATGACAACATTTTGGTGAGGGAATTTGAAATGGAGGAGAGTGGAAAGGCCAAAATGGTTCAAGAAGAATGCTGGGATAATGGCAGATCATCTAAAACTTCCGGGAATAAGATTGAAGAGCTGGAAGCTGTTGAGGGAGGTGCTGTCTGGGACATTTTCCGCAGGCAAGATGTTCCTAAGCTGCAGGATTACCTTAAAAAGCATTTTGGGGAGTTTAGATATGTTCATTGTCGCCCTGTTTCACAG GTTTTTCACCCTATACATGATCAGTCCTTTTTCCTGACTATGGATCATAAAGCAAAGCTCAAGAAGGAATACG GAATTGAACCATGGACTTTTGTTCAGAAACTTGGGGAAGCTGTTTTTATACCTGCAGGTTGTCCTCATCAAGTGCGGAACATTAAG TCATGCATAAAGGTCGCTCTTGATTTTGTTTCACCTGAAAATGTTGGTGAGTGTGTTCGCTTGACTGAAGAATTTCGTGTGCTTCCTCGTGATCATAGGACAAACGAGGATAAATTAGAG GTGAAGAAAATGATTGTACATGCAGTGCGTGAGTCTGTGAATAACTTGGATAAAAATGCAAA GATTAAGCTCAAGACTAGAGCTGGATGA